From a single Arachis hypogaea cultivar Tifrunner chromosome 3, arahy.Tifrunner.gnm2.J5K5, whole genome shotgun sequence genomic region:
- the LOC112790119 gene encoding uncharacterized protein: MAVTDRCFVEWKEQFVSQERGNRVVHYYLKDSDGESILAVVGTERSVRHMFYVVADEFLEICGKEGSVPAGFKWRSRREVVDWLTSTLSKQHLQGDRSGSPSHSLGHAYDTTNGSVNEITGLPAPIANGKGFLTRNSKLSKSDIVWSGVAWTCGKQLKHYHAFCRNGIKIIVQSFVFVMGKGENHYVAYLEDMYEDRRGQKKVKARWFHHNQEVKGVIPIRNPHPREVFITPYSQVISAECIDGPATVLSREHYEKCMPCFSPTSSDRIHMCFRQFRSNKVKPFDLSKLRGYYDQPILSCLQFDSMLNPKGNSLAGGDEELSAGENVKLRAKRRDRGTPQSLMGRQGVRKLVRSQQMMVYKNSQGVNNSRTDRKLFSQKEVESQPWYNVTYKIDDKIEVLCQDSGIRGCWFRCTVVQVSRKQMKAQYDDIQDEDGSGNLEEWIPTFKLAMPDKLGMRHPGRSTIRPAPPTSDDQELVIGVGTAIDAWWSDGWWEGVVTETDNYVDDNVQAYFPGERLLMKVSKKDLRISRDWSGDKWIGIKPKLDIASTIFDINGVNTKHSTSPAKDRDSVGAANSCDEVPASDETINEPDFAEEKVEGVAEDGDNNDDDGDNDNNNNNLLSEKDTEVDNNVIEMNSIGNEDNGDDSNDNDDNVDNKDGENDNDNKETEAFGASVADGKAGEPVEMAV, from the exons ATGGCTGTAACCGACCGGTGTTTCGTGGAATGGAAAGAGCAGTTTGTTTCCCAAGAGCGTGGCAACCGTGTGGTCCACTATTACCTGAAGGATTCTGATGGGGAATCCATACTTGCTGTTGTGGGCACTGAGAGGAGTGTTAGACACATGTTCTACGTTGTCGCCGATGAGTTTTTGGAAATTTGTGGGAAGGAAGGTTCTGTTCCTGCCGGTTTCAAATGGAGATCTAGAAGAGAGGTGGTTGATTGGCTGACGTCAACACTTTCAAAGCAGCATCTTCAAGGAGATAGAAGTG GATCACCTAGTCATTCTTTAGGACATGCTTATGATACCACAAATGGTAGTGTCAATGAAATTACTGGTCTTCCTGCTCCGATAGCGAATGGCAAG GGATTTCTAACCCGAAACTCCAAATTATCCAAGTCTGACATTGTTTGGTCTGGAGTGGCGTGGACGTGTGGCAAGCAGCTTAAACATTATCATGCTTTTTGCAGGAATGGCATCAAAATAATT GTTCAATCATTTGTTTTTGTCATGGGCAAGGGAGAGAATCATTATGTTGCTTATTTAGAGGATATGTATGAAGATAGGAGGGGGCAGAAAAAGGTCAAAGCGAGGTGGTTTCACCATAATCAGGAAGTCAAGGGTGTGATTCCCATACGAAATCCACATCCTCGGGAAGTTTTCATCACACCATATTCTCAAGTCATTAGTGCAGAGTGTATTGATGGTCCTGCCACGGTCTTAAGTCGTGAACACTATGAAAAATGCATGCCTTGCTTTTCCCCAACTTCATCTGATAGAATACATATGTGCTTTAGGCAATTTAGGAGCAACAAAGTCAAGCCCTTTGACTTGAGTAAACTGCGTGGCTACTATGATCAACCAATTCTTTCTTGCTTGCAATTTGATTCTATGCTGAACCCCAAGGGAAATAGCCTAGCAGGAGGAGATGAAGAGTTGAGTGCAGGTGAAAATGTAAAGCTCAGAGCCAAGAGAAGGGATAGGGGAACTCCTCAGTCTTTGATGGGTCGACAAGGAGTTAGGAAGTTAGTTAGGAGTCAGCAAATGATGGTATACAAAAACTCTCAGGGTGTAAATAATTCTAGGACAGATAGGAAATTGTTTTCTCAGAAGGAAGTTGAATCTCAACCTTGGTATAATGTCACATACAAGATTGATGACAAGATAGAGGTCCTCTGTCAGGATAGCGGTATCAGAGGCTGCTGGTTCAGGTGTACGGTTGTGCAGGTATCTCGGAAACAGATGAAAGCCCAATATGATGATATTCAGGATGAAGATGGAAGTGGGAATCTTGAG GAATGGATCCCTACTTTCAAGTTGGCCATGCCAGATAAACTTGGGATGAGACATCCTGGCCGATCAACAATCAGGCCAGCTCCTCCAACCTCCGACGATCAAGAATTGGTTATTGGGGTTGGAACTGCAATTGATGCATGGTGGAGTGACGGCTGGTGGGAGGGAGTTGTAACTGAAACTGATAACTATGTTGATGATAATGTGCAAGCATACTTTCCTG GTGAACGGTTGCTAATGAAAGTAAGCAAGAAAGATCTAAGAATATCTAGAGATTGGTCCGGGGACAAGTGGATTGGTATTAAGCCGAAGCTCGATATAGCCTCAACTATATTCGACATAAACGGCGTTAACACGAAGCATTCCACGTCCCCAGCTAAAGACAGGGACTCTGTTGGTGCTGCAAATTCATGTGATGAAGTTCCGGCAAGTGACGAGACTATTAATGAACCAGATTTTGCTGAAGAAAAGGTTGAGGGTGTTGCTGAAGATGGGgataacaatgatgatgatggtgataatgataataataataataatcttttgtCAGAAAAAGATACTGAAGTAGATAATAATGTGATCGAGATGAATAGCATTGGTAATGAAGATAATGGTGATGATTCTAATGACAATGATGACAATGTTGATAACAAGGACGGCGAAAACGATAACGATAACAAGGAGACGGAGGCGTTTGGCGCTTCCGTGGCGGACGGTAAAGCCGGGGAACCCGTGGAAATGGCTGTATAA
- the LOC140183369 gene encoding LOW QUALITY PROTEIN: PR5-like receptor kinase (The sequence of the model RefSeq protein was modified relative to this genomic sequence to represent the inferred CDS: inserted 1 base in 1 codon; substituted 2 bases at 2 genomic stop codons), giving the protein MARSAKRSRLESPFVPIKCLINGQGKKSYVFDVGKDIGQRTWTKSCDVEVTVVVKHDRIESGDLINEFGAAMSEGFVLDWNRAVDCAECKLSDGCYSSCNIETFVKNHGVLIIKRYKFFDVKKMTNSFKVKLGQGGFGVVYKGKLFNGFNVAVKMLNPSKENSKEFINEVDSISRTSHVNVVTLFGFCFEGHKKVLIYEFISNXSLDNYGMMLFDIVGGKKNINVEGSKKSEIYFLDXIYKKLKXGTQLGPEDGEVAIEENKLVKKMMIVGLWCIQT; this is encoded by the exons atggCGAG gtcggccaaaAGAAGCCGGCTCGAATCACCTTTTGTGCCTATCAAGTGTTTAATAAATGGTCAGGGGAAGAAGTCTTATGTGTTTGATGTTGGAAAGGATATTGGTCAAAGGACTTGGACTAAATCTTGTGATGTTGAGGTTACGGTGGTAGTGAAGCATGATCGGATCGAAAGTGGTGACTTGATCAATGAGTTTGGTGCAGCTATGAGTGAAGGGTTTGTTCTTGATTGGAACAGAGCTGTGGATTGTGCTGAGTGCAAGCTTTCTGATGG GTGCTACAGCAGCTGCA ATATTGAAACTTTCGTAAAAAATCATGGTGTGTTAAttataaaaagatataaattcTTTGATGTGAAGAAAATGACCAACTCCTTCAAAGTTAAACTAGGACAAGGTGGTTTTGGTGTTGTATACAAGGGAAAGTTATTCAATGGTTTTAATGTGGCCGTCAAAATGTTGAATCCATCCAAAGAAAATAGTAAAGAGTTTATCAATGAGGTAGATAGCATTAGTAGAACTTCTCATGTTAATGTCGTCACCCTTTTTGGATTTTGCTTTGAAGGCCACAAGAAAGTTCTTATTTATGAATTTATATCAA GTTCCCTTGACAA TTACGGAATGATGCTTTTTGATATAGTGGGAGGAAAGAAGAACATTAATGTAGAAGGGAGTAAAAAAAGTGAGATATATTTCCTTGATTAGATATACAAAAAGCTTAAGTAAGGCACTCAATTAGGACCTGAAGATGGAGAGGTGGCAATAGAGGAAAACAAATTGGTTAAGAAAATGATGATTGTGGGTTTATGGTGTATTCAAACTTGA